The Daucus carota subsp. sativus chromosome 2, DH1 v3.0, whole genome shotgun sequence genome includes a window with the following:
- the LOC108206924 gene encoding uncharacterized protein LOC108206924 has product MADETFAGREVPQDESISINILVAANISAHPHQLPQSENETVDNQSLSELEIEKVDGAHSSRESASGTNISDCLYLHSPYGRKEKVEYLRKGRPLYEAARNGNWEVAEKIFIEYPAAKRAYITEGWETPLHISAIANQLTFVVELLKKLDKEDLAITNKRGNTALCLAAVGGNVDIAHAIIGKYIGVGERHEIGEHLEPAMIRGPEGILPVRMAAKLGNEAMVEELRERSSSSLLWTESEGAELMKDLVASDLYESAGKMNLQLAISDKEVLLLLATKHMAERSKRGRFKNLFSWGRKKAELLQVQALKLLDDILECAFKENDLNIANIVDTAPLLLFDAAKRGNFHLFKRLICYYPELVWKINQHGVSMFHLAVQYRHEIIFSLLYNMDEVRKLVTLYKDKDGNTMLHLAATLAPKDKLDTVTGAAFQMQQAICWYKAVEKIVPAAYRNMRNCNGRTSADIFDEEHKKLLKEGEKWMKDTAKSCMVVAALTATVMFSSAFTVPGDYDNEGHPNLLNRASFDFLTVSQVIGMLSSSTSILMFLSILTSRFNKYAFQHSLPWKLMLGLVALFVSIASMLMAFCLAIHLTYGHAWLLWFLLLLACVPVMFICLKFRLLADIIRSTWVTSSMFKSTRLSDY; this is encoded by the exons ATGGCAGATGAAACTTTTGCTGGTCGGGAGGTGCCACAAGATGAGTCGATATCCATCAACATACTTGTTGCTGCAAACATCTCGGCTCATCCGCATCAACTTCCCC AATCAGAGAATGAAACTGTGGATAATCAATCCTTGTCAGAGTTGGAAATTGAAAAAGTTGATGGTGCGCACAGCTCTCGGGAGTCGGCCTCGGGGACAAACATTTCTGATTGTCTATATTTACATAGCC CCTACGGGAGAAAGGAAAAAGTTGAGTACCTTCGTAAAGGTCGGCCGCTTTATGAAGCTGCAAGGAATGGAAATTGGGAAGTAGCTGAAAAAATCTTCATAGAATACCCAGCTGCTAAGCGTGCTTATATTACTGAAGGATGGGAAACTCCACTTCACATCTCTGCTATAGCAAATCAGCTTACGTTTGTTGTTGAGTTACTGAAGAAATTGGATAAGGAAGATTTGGCTATCACAAATAAGAGAGGTAACACTGCCCTCTGTCTAGCTGCAGTCGGGGGGAATGTCGACATAGCCCATGCGATTATCGGAAAATACATTGGAGTGGGGGAGAGGCATGAAATTGGAGAACACCTTGAACCGGCAATGATTCGTGGCCCTGAGGGAATTTTACCAGTCCGGATGGCTGCCAAGTTAGGAAATGAAGCCATGGTAGAAGAACTACGTGAGCGATCGAGCAGCAGCCTTTTGTGGACAGAAAGCGAAGGTGCTGAGTTGATGAAGGACTTGGTTGCGTCTGATTTATATG AGAGTGCCGGGAAGATGAACCTGCAACTAGCTATTTCTGATAAAGAAGTACTTCTCTTGCTGGCTACAAAGCATATGGCAGAGAGAAGTAAAAGGGGAAGATTTAAAAACCTTTTCAGTTGGG GCAGGAAGAAAGCAGAGTTACTGCAAGTTCAAGCACTAAAACTGTTAGACGACATTTTGGAATGTGCTTTCAAGGAAAATGACTTGAATATTGCAAACATAGTTGATACAGCACCCCTGCTTTTATTTGATGCAGCTAAACGAGGCAACTTTCATTTATTCAAGCGGTTAATTTGCTATTACCCTGAACTTGTGTGGAAGATTAACCAACATGGTGTGAGCATGTTCCATCTTGCTGTTCAGTATCGCCATGAAATCATCTTTTCTTTACTTTATAACATGGATGAAGTCCGGAAGTTAGTTACTCTTTATAAAGATAAAGATGGTAACACTATGCTTCATTTAGCAGCAACTTTGGCACCAAAGGATAAGCTCGATACTGTAACTGGAGCAGCTTTTCAAATGCAGCAAGCAATATGTTGGTACAAG GCCGTGGAAAAAATAGTTCCGGCTGCATACAGAAACATGCGAAATTGCAATGGTAGGACATCAGCGGATATCTTTGATGAGGAgcacaaaaaattattaaaggaGGGTGAGAAGTGGATGAAGGATACTGCGAAATCTTGCATGGTGGTTGCAGCTCTCACTGCCACTGTGATGTTTTCATCTGCCTTCACAGTACCTGGGGATTATGACAATGAAGGGCATCCCAATTTGTTAAACAGGGCAAGTTTCGACTTCTTAACCGTATCACAAGTCATTGGTATGCTCTCCTCCTCGACCTCAATCCTAATGTTCTTATCTATCCTCACATCACGTTTCAACAAATATGCATTTCAACACTCTTTACCCTGGAAATTGATGCTTGGACTTGTGGCATTGTTCGTCTCAATAGCATCCATGCTCATGGCCTTTTGCCTTGCTATCCACCTAACGTATGGCCATGCGTGGCTTCTTTGGTTCCTCCTTTTGTTAGCTTGTGTACCAGTAATGTTTATATGTCTGAAGTTTCGCCTTTTGGCTGATATAATCCGTTCAACTTGGGTCACGAGTTCC